Within the Medicago truncatula cultivar Jemalong A17 chromosome 4, MtrunA17r5.0-ANR, whole genome shotgun sequence genome, the region ataaagaaaaatgatatttgtacaaccaatttttaacaattttttgacaattttctctctcatactcacattacattcttattatctctctacctttttctctctctattgattttgaccaatcaaaatagagaaaaacaaagttgtcatgGAAGTTGTTTAGAAAAgctgtacaaatatcactactctaaaataaaataaattttttgaccaaaagaataaaataaaataaaaatttgattgtaACATGGACTCCCAATTTTCTAACATCAGGAATGGATtctctcaaaaagaaaattctcatgtattttttatgttttatgattctcttcaaaaaaaaaaatcaaactcacttttctttttaaaattctttttcaCTCTTCTTTGCAATCGATGGTGAAGATTTCAACCGACCAAGATATCATATGAGAGGATCCATTCTTCTAACATCAAGTATTTCACGggtattctatatatatatatattttatttattttttatccccatgagcttagctcagttggtagggatataatatattatatgcagggactaggttcgaaccctggacactccacttctccacaatttaattgtgtgagttctagccactaggctacttgaccaaaaaaaaaaattctatatctTTTTAACGGAATTCTCGTTAATTTCTTGTTcaatgcatttattttattttttattttctaatatcaTTCAATGCATTCATTTTTACACAAATAATTAGACTTTCTATATACATGGTTAGTATACCAAAATTGTGAAtggaaatattaaaaatatcactatcgcaattaattttatcattaagaAACGTATCAAACAATTATAGTAGACAtattacaatatatatattatatttttaattaaaaaaatattcaaacatatccACACAAAAATTTCAGACAACAATTGACCGCgaaattctataaaataaaaaaaggtaaaCTGTTTCGATTGACATGTAATATACATAAAGTCAGAAAAATgatcctataaaaataaaaacaaatataatttaattattttattttatttagcagGCTTATTTATGacgttaaaatatgatttttcataagaaattaaaaaatttcactAAGGAATGATTAATTGTGAATTTTCGTTCCCCATaattaaaaatttcttaaacaattcattCTAATTCATACTTCATTTTAAAACTCCAAAATTTTATGGTGAAAGTTTATATAATGTTCTAACCATGCttacaaaatttgatttgagtGTATATGCTTACTAgaaacaaaattgcaattttgcatattttgtttgaaaaattaaaataaatcaagacATCTTAGAAAGTATATGAAACttttcatatcattttcatgtattttatagatgtctctgcaaacaatcttcacaaaattttatttataggtCAAGATTTccgttgttttattttttgagtttttgacgCATTAAAGTGTTAGATGAAATGCTTGAATGAGGTTTTCAttgatttgtttcattttttatgttgtgTAAATATGGTTGACAGACACAGGCTAGGCAAGGAGAACATGACTGATAGCTTACGCATAGAGAGACAGGCGGCAAACCCTATGCCTAAATGGGGACAAGGGTGTATGAATGATGGGGAGGGAACCTCACAGACAGGTGTGTCTCAGGTTATTGACCTTCTCAAGACCAGTACTACGTAACAGATGAGCAGTACTAGAATCCTAAGGAGGAGCACTACCCTGACCCTACTCAAGAGTAGTACTAACAGATTAAGCATAATCATGAGGAGCCTGAGTAGCATGACGCACCGACACCTAATGTTTTTCTTGGGGGCCTTTTTTTTATCTAACTTTATTGTTGTCATTCATTAATCATGTTGCTTACAAGATTTGGAATGACATTGATACAactataattatattattttatcgtTCAAATGTTTATCCTGGTTAATAGAATTTTAAcgtttttattgtattttagaGTCACAAGCTCGTGTATGTGAGGCCATCATACTAGGGCTGGACAGAATCAGCCAAACCGGCCTAATCTGGCCGAACCGTATGGTAGCGGTTCAGTTCAATCGGTTCAAACGGGTCTAGTGGCTTGAGATAGTTGGGTTTGGTTGGATAGTGTTGGTCAATTTCGGTTGGGCAAATCCAACCCAACGAAAACCACACCCGACCGTATTATACTACTTACATGCTTCTACTATGCTTCTGGATAAGGCCCATAATTAACCCAACTATCCAAACCCATATTTCACTTAAACATGTGAcaaaacacaccacataaaccCTAGCCGCCAGTCCAAACTCTTTCATCCTATCTCACTGCTTCAACTTTTCCTCTTCAGACTCAACAACATGAGTTCCAAAATCTTCAACTTCATCCCTTACCTTGTTTTGCATTAGAATCTACACCTAAACTAATCACACATGTCTTTCATCCTTCTTTTGCATAAGAATCTACACCTTAATAGTTCTTAATCAATAGATCTcaagatcttcatcttcaccATTCTTTTGTTTTGCATCTGAAAGTCCAGgattgaatttgaaatccaGTAAAATGAAAACATAAGCATGTATATGAATGATTTTCCAATTTGACATACAAATTGGAAAATAGCAGTATGAAATTCACGTGTTGTATTTGAAAGACTAcataaatcaacaatttttatttttattttgccaaaTCGTGAATCTTTTTAagcagttttttttcttcccatcaAACCGTGATAAACCAACCGCGTATCCGACAAACCTCTTCAACCGATAACCGACAAAATCGACGAATCAGATGGGCGAAAATGGGTGGGATGTTCCCAACCGTGGTTTGCGGCGGATTGAGGTTTTTTAACTGAAAATCGACCACACCCGACCGTTGTCCAGCCCTACATCATACATGTGAAGAAGATTGCTACACTTACACACCAAACAACGTATTTTGACTAGTTTTGGAATCCAGTTATTGCATCTATTTCTTTATAAAGGGTTTTCTACTTTGAGTGTTGCCATGCTTATTGCTTTGTGATAGAGGTGGCACGAGGAGACTACCAACTTTTATCTGATTGTTGGGGAGATGACCATCACACTGGATGTTGTGTTATGTCAACACATCCCCATCAAAGGAAAGTTGATGGATCACGAGAAAAAGATCTCTGAAGAGATGGGTGTCCAACTAATGATTGAGTTGCTTGGTGTTACCAAGGCTCGTGCAATTGATGATTGTCATCACCATTTTGGTGCTTTTATAAATATTCCCTTTCTGAAGCAATGATATGGGGAGTACCTCGATATGGCAACTCAATGATATGCGAGATGgctttcttttactttctgGTCGGATGTACCATATTCACCGATAACAGCAACAAGCACATTAACATGATTTGGCTTAATGTGATTCGAGATCTAGGCAAGATACACGCGTGGTCAGGGGGTGGGATGACACTAGCTTATTTGTACCATTATTTGTGTAAGGCTACTGATTTTGCAAAGACCTTCATCGGCGGATACATGACCGATGACTAAATTTGGCAAGTGCACCAAACCTTTTTCAAGTAATATAGTGGTAAGTAAAATCGTCTCCACAACTATTGTCGTTTCAACTAGGCAACTAGCGATACAAGGTAAAATGTCATCTATCCTATAGGGATTCATATGAGATCGGAAGGTTATTAAGGCGGGGACTTACTCTCTCATagataattgaaacataaaccaAGCTGGTATTCCTAAATAGTCATCTAAAGGAGGCACCTAAGCCTATGAATCTTAGAAGTTAAGCACATACCCTAACTTCTCCTTGgtagaataaaaacataattgaataaaagacttgaattaaattgatcaaacaaacaaatagaGGTTCTCTTAGAACTCAAACCAATTAGGGTTTAGTTAATAGTTACTTAtgataactaaaaataaattacaaaagaaataaaacatactctAAGAACAAAGGTTCAAGAGAGACTCCTCTGTTGATGCTCCTAACGCTTGCATTCCTCTTGAACCACCAAGTTTTAAATAAGAATTCGTGAATGAGAACTATTGTATTTATTGGCAAGTTTCCATGTGGGTTTAGGCTGAAAAATTGAGCTTTTCCCCAAATCCGTAGAGAAATATCCGTTTATTTTATCCTTGGATATCCATTAAGGTATTCGCTTGTGCTCGTGGCGGATTTTTTATGTCCTCCCTAGTTGATGACTGATTGCTGATAAACTAATTGAAgtgtttaaataataataaaatataaggggtaaaattgacatttaaataaaataaaaaaagtaaaagtggaagaaaaaaattatatgtcataAGCTCAAACACTatttaaatgtcaattttttatctactccaatatattttattccataagcctttttaaaggtgttttcAGCATACCCTCCGTCTTAataaggagcttatgaatttatgtaatcTCCTTCAATTCTCTCtggattgattttttattattatttttaaacaatttttattatttttttgttacgtaacaaaatgaaactgaatattaatattttttcctaaatgaatatttttttgttacgtaactatatacttatctaatattaattttgtcttatatgaatattgatattttttttaaggacgaatattaattatactatatatataattataattaatacattataatattgttttttacatcttgattaattttattaaaaaaaaggttcgattctttgattttttttgttaattttatcaaaaaaaatcttgatattgtggttcgattctttgattttttttttttaaattaaaaatatttcaaatttcgataattgcttatgtaatgtcacatccaaacacttcaatttatgtaagtattttttagtgtacatatccaaacataaatagtttATCAAATATAAGAgtttatgatgtaagctctaatgttataagccctaatgctataagctctatatatatataagttgtttatccaaacggatCCAAAATAGAATATcctataaattattaaaataaattgagcaagtcttttttttttttgtcattgaaCTTATTAATTATAAGCTAGTCTTCCCAAACAAATTCAAGTGCAGTACGCTTGATTGCGGGAACATTGGATATTAGTTCAAATTCAtcgatttattgattttgatctaATTTTTGCAAAAAGCTTTCACTCAAGTCTCAAATAATACACTCCATTCTCATcagatattttctaaaaaaaagaaacattggCATACAAACGATATTTTCATTATGGTAGGCAATATGcaagatttaaaataaaacttttaagACATAAAAGTACACACTTCTTATTTGAAATTATTCCATAGATGTCATTACAATGAAGACTAGCTATAGTAATTAGCATCATCATAATGGAAATAAGAGTTGCTGATTCCTATTATTAATGTGACAATTTATACTCCTAATATAATGGGGACAATCCATGGAAGTGGTTCCATTGGCATGGAAACACAACCTTATTTCTTTCAAGTATGGCAGTGAGTTCCTCGTGGCAGGAGTGCACATAAGCCCCGGCTCCTTGTTGTCATTATGACTTTTAATAGCTGCAACAACTCTGCTTATGTCATGAGAAGCTGTTTTATGTGGCACAATTCTAGATTTTTTCAGAACATCTACAAGATCATTCTTCACCTTGATATGTAGAGCTAGCTGAAAATAGCCTGCTTGTGTAAATGAGTTGAGGGAGCATGTGCCATGTTTTTCCCATTCtttttcccaattttttttatcatttccaTATTTAATGTCTGGCCATTCCCTCTGGAGATGAGGTACCAATTGACTATACTGATAAAACAATACATACAAGAAGactttgttattaaaaaaaaaaatgtttatatgtATTTCGTCAAAATGTCTATATGTAGGAACAATTGAAGAGACCCAGCTGCCCCATTAACTTTGTTAACATAATATACTACGGTACTTGGAAAAAGTTTGTTTCCCATTTAAAttcacaaaatcaaaacaaaatatgataatGCTCACTTACAGCCAAAGAATATTTGGAATTTGTTAGATGAGAATCTGaacatttactaaaatttacaCACGAGCAACCTATTTCTTTGATACAAACTATGATTTCTTTCTTAGTTACAAAAACAAGTATAATCAACCACGAATAGAAGAGAACGTCTCCATCACCGTGAGttgctatttttgaaaaaattgaaatcccAACGACGCATTAAACCATCCATGATATGGCCAGCAGGATTCCTAACAACAGTTACTGTGGCGGTCGTATTATGTGATATGTCAGTATCTGATGAACTTTGTAAACTAGCAGAACTATCACTGCGAGCAGATCCGCTTGTATTGCTAGACTCGGTTACGGATAATGTGTTGTCCTGTGGCAGGGGTGGCTGGGTTCCCCCAATTGGGCTTGACTCGGAAACCGCTGAAATGGTATTTGACTCAGCTTTCAACTGTACAGATTCTTCTGATGCAATGGAAATGGTTATAGATTTTGCATCTGTACTGTATTTGACTAGAGAAGATTCTTTTTGCATGGGTTTAGAAATCTCCCGTGAAGACGAATGTGAGTCATCTTTATCTGATGGCTCTGCAGATACATTAGCAATACTACTGGCTGGTGGTTGTTCTGCCTTCGGATTTTGTACTTCCAGGTCCTTCAGTGACTCCATTACTGCTTCCATTAACATCTGAATATCATACACaaatcaaacataaataaaatccctgaatccaattttttttcatgtatgTTAATCAGGTGGTATTTAGATCATGTGAAGTCATCAACTTGACTCACTCTTTCTTCCTCCTCTGCACTAGATGGAAAACCTGCAAGGTCTTCAAGTTGATATTCCACATACTGATTGTCATCCAACACGGTGGGTACATGGGGACCATAAGGGTGACCATCTGACAATTCAAAGCTTATCATGGATGAAGAGGGTGGGGATGTATCACCGCACTTCTCTTCCTGCTTGGAAGAAAATCATGCAAATTGTGAGAATCTAGTTCATGTATATGGTTAAAATCCTGAGTATTTATTTTTCATGCTAATATTATTTCATCAGTTTCAACATTAGATATTCGAATTACATTCTTCAAGCCCGGGAACTGGGCCGTCCTGGGTAGTAGATTAAACTAGAAGTGGTCATCCACCAGACCACCACGgccaaaacaaaatagaaatgcAGTGGCCCATAAATGGTCCATTGTATGATTGCCAATAATCTTATAGCAAATATATATACGCAAGTGTATGTGCATGTGTATGTgaagatataaataaattttcaataaaaaaaaaggataaaaaggTGAAAAGGAAATACCTCATTTACGCTCTGTTCATCTTTTGAAGAAATATCAGATGGAACCTGGGAAAAGTCATGcagtataattattattatttttaaaaaaaaaataataaaactaaaatcAGTGCTACAGAATTCaaatacaaatttgttttaaaaaaatgagaagacGGTGGGATTTTATTAGTTAATGTGATACTAATGGTCATTTTACAACCACTCACGAGGGGATTCGAACTCAGCAACTTGAGGTTACAATGCTAAGCTCTTGCCACTTAGCTAGCACCTCAAGTGTAGTTCAAATACAATTGAAATCATAATGTCAAACACTGTGTGACAAAAAACTATAttgaaatcttttttaaaatacatcTGAGAGCTAATATACAAACCTCCATCCTGCTCATTGGCCGTCTTGAACGGACTTCCTTAATAGCATCCACAGTACTGCTAGTTGATGGTTCTGCATCTAACAAATAAACATGAAGGTAAGAGGTTCACACAGAAAAAAATTCTAATGGAAACCATGCAAAAGAAATAATTAAGTAATTAGGTACTTGGACCATGCCTTTGTTTTTAGAAGATGATTCATTGATGTAGCCTAATTCATGCACAGATCTCCATGCATCCTGAGTAAAGAGTCAAGTTTTAAAATATGTTCACTATTTAACAGTGAAATTTTATCAAAATGGAACCAATGATATGCATTGTTGATTTTACCTTACCGAAGACATCATTTACAGGGTCATAAAATGATTCACCAACCTCACCCTCGGGAGGTTGCAGAACATTGtggaaaaaaatgtttatggaaTCAAAGTAAAACTGAGGACGTGGAGAATTGTGATCTCCCtcaaatttaattatgtttttgtctCCCTGCAAACCACAGAAACCCATATTAAAGATACGTAATGCAGGGCATATAAAACAGTGAACGAATTAGCACAATAGAAATATCTAGAGGAACTTTAAGCAACTTTAAACATCTAGAGgaacatattttataattttgaaggCATGCTCTAAAGGCCTACAAAATATGATGAAGACTTAGACTAGCCCAACAGAACAAGAAGTTGACAATTGTAAATCAgatagtaattattttttttagaaaaaagaacTCTTGTCGAGACACTTACCATGTAAGCCTCAAATATACGATCAGAGTGATGGGGTTGTATAAAATCATCATCAATGGCATGCCCTAATAGAGCTGGAACAAAACACGATTTTGCTACCTGCAATGCAAACAAATAATGAAAGAATATGATGGGCaatacaaaaaattgaaaaaccaaaAGCAATATATGATCAAGAGGAAAACAGAACAAAaccaaaagaaatattatttgtttcttgtgattttctgttttgcaTCATCTGGACAAGATCAGATTAGAACAAAACAATCGGGACCAAATCAGATCTTTCAAACACATGTGGCATGTGACTCATACTGTAGGGAACAAAAATCACTCGACTTAAGCAAGTACTCAAAAACCTTCACTGTTCTCCATAGGTTTAGCAATTAGCatctaaaattttgaaaatgaacaaAGTAAAGCTGATTCTGGTTTAAGTTTCATAATTTTCCGGTTTACCAGTTAGGAAGCAAAAAGGACAAGCAGAAGATGCAAGACCTTTCCCCATTACCACCAAAAGTATACTTTGAAATAATGAACCATTTGAATCAAACTAACATACTCATTTATTAACTAGCAAAGGTTTCACTACTAATTATAATTGCAACTCATCGAGTAATTGTACAAGAAAATCAGCACAGGTTTGTGGGAAATATATTATGAATTACTGAATAAACTACAAATGAACTTGGAGATTCATATGACTGAATAACTTATAAGTATATAACCATGCAGGAAAATGAGACACAATGTATGCATATACTTCTTCAAGTTCAAGCTAAAAAACATGTTTGTTTAACTAAGCCTGCGCTGGATGGAAACTTTTAACTTTTATGCTGAAAAGTAACGAGGAAAAACAAAGGGGCTCTAGCTTATAACTAATCAATCATTTCATAAAAACGTGCAAGTAATAGTAATTTC harbors:
- the LOC25494028 gene encoding uncharacterized protein isoform X2, which encodes MEQLVNFIIRPPRAEYDPNSDLLDKEFLLRGKWYQRKDVELKNSRGDALQCSHYIPIGSAEGKPLPCVIYCHGNSGCRADASEAAIILLPSNITVFTLDFSGSGLSGGEHVTLGWNEKDDLTAVVNYLRNDGNVSLIGLWGRSMGAVTCLMYGAEDPSIAGMVLDSPFSDLVDLMMELVDTYKVRLPKFTVKYAIQYMKRIIQKKAKFDITDLNTIKVAKSCFVPALLGHAIDDDFIQPHHSDRIFEAYMGDKNIIKFEGDHNSPRPQFYFDSINIFFHNVLQPPEGEVGESFYDPVNDVFGKDAWRSVHELGYINESSSKNKEPSTSSTVDAIKEVRSRRPMSRMEVPSDISSKDEQSVNEEEKCGDTSPPSSSMISFELSDGHPYGPHVPTVLDDNQYVEYQLEDLAGFPSSAEEEERMLMEAVMESLKDLEVQNPKAEQPPASSIANVSAEPSDKDDSHSSSREISKPMQKESSLVKYSTDAKSITISIASEESVQLKAESNTISAVSESSPIGGTQPPLPQDNTLSVTESSNTSGSARSDSSASLQSSSDTDISHNTTATVTVVRNPAGHIMDGLMRRWDFNFFKNSNSR
- the LOC25494028 gene encoding uncharacterized protein isoform X1; amino-acid sequence: MEQLVNFIIRPPRAEYDPNSDLLDKEFLLRGKWYQRKDVELKNSRGDALQCSHYIPIGSAEGKPLPCVIYCHGNSGCRADASEAAIILLPSNITVFTLDFSGSGLSGGEHVTLGWNEKDDLTAVVNYLRNDGNVSLIGLWGRSMGAVTCLMYGAEDPSIAGMVLDSPFSDLVDLMMELVDTYKVRLPKFTVKYAIQYMKRIIQKKAKFDITDLNTIKVAKSCFVPALLGHAIDDDFIQPHHSDRIFEAYMGDKNIIKFEGDHNSPRPQFYFDSINIFFHNVLQPPEGEVGESFYDPVNDVFGKDAWRSVHELGYINESSSKNKDAEPSTSSTVDAIKEVRSRRPMSRMEVPSDISSKDEQSVNEEEKCGDTSPPSSSMISFELSDGHPYGPHVPTVLDDNQYVEYQLEDLAGFPSSAEEEERMLMEAVMESLKDLEVQNPKAEQPPASSIANVSAEPSDKDDSHSSSREISKPMQKESSLVKYSTDAKSITISIASEESVQLKAESNTISAVSESSPIGGTQPPLPQDNTLSVTESSNTSGSARSDSSASLQSSSDTDISHNTTATVTVVRNPAGHIMDGLMRRWDFNFFKNSNSR